One window from the genome of Crassostrea angulata isolate pt1a10 chromosome 2, ASM2561291v2, whole genome shotgun sequence encodes:
- the LOC128172383 gene encoding multiple epidermal growth factor-like domains protein 10: MRLLITMLCVIFYMRLLAISKAYVNVALNKPAYQQYPLIPGNDIFDASNAVDGRKSDLEINSGQCAASYGRQTATWWVNLTRIHSIHHITIYFMTNNDDSAFRAYIAKGLLGFSVYVSNTTDRSQGTLCFKDDNFTIKTMPPVFTTDCFVHGQYVIYYNERLPGVVYPDGYYSSVASFLCEVEVYGCPVTGFYGSNCSIPCPDVNCQYCHIETGYSQCCKPGYLGHHCELVCSSGSYGAACNATCGNCHDVNECDHVTGTCLTGCSAGYMGNLCKTPCPSGIFGQNCSEICKDTCTGCNNVNGLCDFGCIPGWTGDLCNKVCPSGSYGAACNLTCGNCHDVNECDHVTGACLTGCSAGFIGDYCKATCLSGFFGQNCSEICKDTCTGCNNVNGLCDSGCIPGWTGDLCNKVCPLGSYGAACHFTCGYCRDVNQCDHVTGTCLTGCSAGYMGDLCKTPCPSGFFGQNCSEICKDTCTGCNNVNGLCDFGCIPGWTGDLCNKVCPSGSYGAACNFTCGYCREVNQCDHVTGTCLTGCSAGYMGDLCKTPCPSGFFGQNCSEICKDTCTGCNNVNGSCDSGCIPGWTGDLCNKECVKGSYGTRCNETCGNCRDVNECSNFNGTCLTGCDAGFEGNLCRTSCASGLYGVDCKDSCGNCRNIDQCFHTNGTCLTGCADGYQGDLCKTPCPLGFFGKDCIKKCTETCLGCINVNGLCAAGCLPGWIGNFCDKECHTGFFGVSCKKTCGNCHDLKQCDHTNGTCLTGCVSGYMGDMCQKRCQRGFFGRDCSEKCIDTCNGCNDVNGLCDYGCIPGWIGYFCNKECDKGSYGFECNETCGHCRDVKQCSNVNGSCLTGCDAGFNGDLCKSRE; this comes from the exons atgcGTTTGCTTATAACAATGTTATGTGTGATTTTTTACATGAGACTTTTGGCGATTTCAAAGGCTTATG TTAACGTTGCCCTCAATAAACCAGCATACCAACAGTATCCATTGATACCAGGTAACGACATATTTGACGCCAGTAACGCTGTGGACGGACGTAAATCTGATCTGGAGATTAATTCTGGTCAATGTGCTGCATCATATGGCAGACAAACCGCCACCTGGTGGGTGAACCTGACTAGGATCCACAGTATCCATCACATCACTATTTACTTCATGACGAACAATGACG ATTCCGCGTTTCGGGCGTACATAGCAAAGGGTTTACTTGGATTTTCTGTGTATGTCTCCAATACCACGGATAGATCACAGGGAACGTTGTGTTTTAAGGACGATAACTTCACAATAAAGACAATGCCTCCTGTCTTCACAACAGACTGTTTTGTCCATGGACAATATgtcatctactacaacgagAGACTACCAGGAGTTGTCTACCCTGACGGTTATTATAGTTCTGTTGCCAGTTTTCTGTGTGAAGTAGAAGTGTATG GATGTCCAGTAACAGGGTTTTACGGATCTAACTGCTCCATTCCCTGTCCTGATGTCAACTGTCAGTACTGTCACATAGAGACCGGCTATAGCCAGTGTTGTAAACCTGGATACCTAGGCCATCACTGTGAATTAG TGTGTTCCTCAGGATCCTATGGTGCTGCATGCAATGCGACATGTGGAAACTGTCATGACGTAAACGAGTGTGACCATGTTACTGGGACATGTTTAACTGGATGTAGTGCTGGTTATATGGGAAATTTATGTAAAACAC cTTGTCCTTCTGGGATCTTTGGGCAAAACTGTTCGGAGATATGCAAGGACACCTGTACAGGATGTAATAATGTCAATGGTTTGTGTGACTTTGGATGTATCCCTGGTTGGACGGGTGACCTCTGCAATAAAG TGTGTCCATCAGGATCCTATGGTGCTGCATGCAATTTAACGTGTGGAAACTGTCATGACGTAAACGAGTGTGACCATGTTACTGGGGCATGTTTAACTGGATGCAGTGCTGGTTTCATTGGAGATTATTGTAAAGCAA cTTGTCTTTCTGGGTTTTTTGGACAAAACTGTTCGGAGATATGCAAAGACACCTGTACAGGATGTAATAATGTCAATGGTTTGTGTGACTCTGGATGTATCCCTGGTTGGACGGGTGACCTCTGCAATAAAg tgTGTCCCTTAGGATCCTATGGTGCTGCATGCCATTTTACGTGTGGATACTGTCGTGACGTAAACCAGTGTGACCATGTTACTGGGACATGTTTAACTGGATGTAGTGCTGGTTATATGGGAGATTTATGTAAAACAC cTTGTCCGTCTGGGTTCTTTGGACAAAACTGTTCGGAGATATGCAAGGACACCTGTACAGGATGTAATAATGTCAATGGTTTGTGTGACTTTGGATGTATCCCTGGTTGGACGGGTGACCTCTGCAATAAAg tgTGTCCCTCAGGATCCTATGGTGCTGCATGCAATTTTACGTGTGGATACTGTCGTGAAGTAAACCAGTGTGACCATGTTACTGGGACATGTTTAACTGGATGTAGTGCTGGTTATATGGGCGATTTATGTAAAACAC CTTGTCCTTCTGGATTCTTTGGGCAAAACTGTTCGGAGATATGCAAAGACACCTGTACAGGATGTAATAATGTCAATGGTTCGTGTGACTCTGGATGTATCCCTGGTTGGACGGGTGACCTCTGCAATAAAG AATGTGTAAAAGGATCGTATGGCACTCGCTGTAATGAAACATGTGGAAACTGCCGCGATGTAAACGAGTGTTCAAATTTCAATGGAACTTGTTTGACCGGATGTGATGCTGGTTTTGAAGGAAACTTATGTAGAACAA gCTGTGCCAGCGGTTTATACGGCGTTGATTGCAAAGACAGTTGTGGAAACTGTCGTAATATTGACCAATGCTTTCATACAAACGGAACATGCTTAACTGGATGTGCTGATGGTTACCAGggggacttgtgtaaaacac CTTGCCCACTTGGTTTTTTTGGAAAAGACTGCATTAAGAAATGCACGGAAACGTGTCTAGGGTGTATTAATGTCAATGGTTTATGTGCTGCTGGGTGTCTTCCGGGCTGGATAGGAAACTTTTGCGATAAAG AGTGTCATACAGGATTTTTTGGCGTTTCATGCAAAAAGACATGCGGAAACTGTcatgatttaaaacaatgtGACCACACTAATGGTACATGCTTAACTGGATGTGTGTCTGGTTATATGGGGGATATGTGTCAAAAAC GTTGCCAACGTGGATTTTTTGGACGAGACTGCTCTGAGAAATGCATCGACACATGCAATGGATGTAATGATGTCAATGGTCTGTGTGACTATGGTTGTATACCTGGCTGGATAGGATATTTCTGCAATAAAG AATGTGACAAAGGATCGTATGGTTTTGAATGTAATGAAACATGCGGACACTGTCGTGATGTAAAACAATGCTCCAATGTCAATGGCTCTTGCTTGACTGGATGTGATGCTGGTTTTAATGGGGACTTATGTAAATCACGTGAGTAG
- the LOC128172384 gene encoding uncharacterized protein LOC128172384, producing the protein MEGSTTNISQISPPSAMSSGRRSSSIASELARHRAKLEAAKVREKYLQQEYEMERQKAILDRDLKVLQCKREMEEAQIEMNSLEGLDEVPDENFTDKEYQNLRQVAQERVEEFVQQQSELKTGSEKKEHSVVPNNITLSPMAPAFVPKQDSSNGHINEVSKFLAKKDLLWCRLTKFDDRPEYFTGWKTSFKNIVSELNLTSLEEIELLNKWLGPESARYAQSIRTASVNPDIALARLWERLEDRYGRPEMIEAALKNKLSAFPRLSIKDNKRLYDLVDIVSEIEAAKEIPHLSSLFAYFDSSSGVNPIVSKLPYQIQEKWTRHANSFKESHYMTFPPFHVFCKFLRDTARMKNDPSFYYDNVIENAKVDGSRRKPTGASSVATRKTDTNASRPMDKTEHTQLCPLHETGHSLNSCRAFQKKTVQERREFLRSKGICFKCCEEKHLAKDCQKRMKCNICKEPGHATALHVEKRASDTETDSQVKAVCTQICGNVHKTSKSCAKTLLVNIHHANNPNKVLRTYAIIDEQSNRSLANSCFFNFFGVEGPDVQYELTSCSGLSTQTGRRTAGFIISSLDGKSSLRLPSLMECNYIPNNRDEIPTPEVARSYRHMRDIEEEIPPLDQDAEITLLVGRDLLPAHHILDQRLGDSDSPFAQRLHLGWVVIGEVCYGASHSQESLSVCKTYTRTNGRTSLMETCENSFQLKETDIFAKTKHDDSPGLSIEDKKFVDIMEQGFERDSEGCWCAPLPFRENRRLLPSNRIHALHRANLLTRGLQKDPDKKRHVVEFMGKILDNGHAEIAPPLSSPEEEHWYLPLFAVYHPKKGSVRCVFDS; encoded by the coding sequence ATGGAAGGTTCAACGACAAACATCAGCCAGATAAGTCCACCTTCAGCCATGTCTTCAGGAAGAAGGTCTTCCTCCATAGCTTCAGAGCTAGCCAGACACCGGGCCAAACTAGAAGCGGCAAAAGTGCGGGAAAAATATCTACAACAAGAATATGAAATGGAAAGACAAAAAGCCATACTTGACCGAGACCTTAAGGTACTTCAGTGCAAAAGAGAGATGGAGGAAGCACAGATTGAAATGAACAGTCTAGAAGGTTTAGATGAAGTACCTGATGAGAATTTTACAGATAAAGAATACCAAAACCTTCGGCAAGTTGCTCAGGAGAGAGTCGAGGAGTTTGTACAACAGCAGTCAGAGTTGAAGACTGGATCAGAGAAAAAGGAACATAGTGTCGTACCAAACAACATTACACTGTCTCCTATGGCGCCGGCATTCGTCCCAAAACAAGACTCGAGCAATGGACATATTAATGAAGTGTCTAAGTTCCTTGCAAAGAAAGATTTATTGTGGTGTCGACTCACAAAATTTGACGACCGCCCAGAATACTTCACAGGATggaaaacaagttttaaaaacattgtgAGTGAACTGAACTTAACATCTTTGGAAGAGATAGAACTATtgaataagtggttgggaccaGAATCAGCGAGATATGCACAAAGCATAAGGACCGCCAGTGTGAATCCGGATATCGCTTTAGCCCGACTATGGGAACGCCTGGAGGACAGATACGGTAGGCCGGAAATGATTGAGGCAgccttaaaaaacaaactttcaGCCTTCCCGAGACTCAGTATTAAAGACAACAAACGATTATACGACCTCGTGGACATTGTGTCAGAAATAGAAGCAGCAAAGGAAATTCCACACCTCTCTTCGCTTTTCGCATACTTCGACTCATCAAGTGGAGTGAACCCCATCGTGTCAAAACTTCCTTACCAAATCCAAGAGAAGTGGACCAGGCATGCAAACAGTTTTAAAGAAAGTCACTACATGACCTTTCCACCCTTCCATGTTTTCTGTAAATTTCTCCGTGACACGGCACGAATGAAAAATGATCCATCCTTTTACTATGACAATGTGATTGAGAACGCCAAAGTTGATGGAAGTCGACGAAAGCCAACAGGTGCATCATCTGTCGCTACAAGGAAAACTGACACAAATGCTTCAAGGCCCATGGACAAGACGGAACACACGCAACTGTGTCCCTTACATGAGACTGGCCATTCACTGAACTCTTGTCGTGCCTTCCAAAAGAAAACTGTTCAAGAGAGAAGAGAATTCCTTCGATCAAAGggaatttgttttaaatgctGTGAAGAGAAACATCTGGCCAAAGACTGTCAGAAAAGAATGAAGTGTAACATCTGCAAGGAGCCAGGACATGCCACTGCCCTGCATGTCGAGAAACGCGCAAGCGACACTGAAACTGATAGCCAGGTAAAGGCCGTATGTACACAAATTTGCGGAAACGTGCATAAAACTAGCAAATCCTGTGCTAAGACACTCTTGGTCAACATTCACCACGCAAACAACCCAAACAAGGTGCTACGAACGTATGCGATAATTGACGAACAGAGCAATCGATCTTTAGCAAACAGTTGTTTCTTCAACTTCTTTGGCGTGGAAGGTCCGGACGTCCAGTACGAGCTTACCTCATGTTCGGGGCTGTCTACCCAAACTGGAAGGAGAACGGCAGGATTCATTATCTCATCTTTGGACGGAAAATCTAGTCTTCGTCTTCCATCATTGATGGAATGCAACTATATCCCAAACAACCGTGATGAGATTCCGACACCAGAGGTCGCAAGGTCTTACAGACACATGAGGGACATTGAGGAGGAAATACCCCCCTTAGATCAGGACGCAGAGATAACATTGCTGGTTGGCAGAGATTTGTTGCCTGCCCACCACATTTTAGACCAAAGACTGGGAGACTCCGACTCTCCATTTGCTCAAAGACTACACCTAGGGTGGGTAGTGATTGGTGAGGTATGCTATGGGGCCTCACATTCTCAGGAATCCTTGTCAGTGTGCAAGACATATACTAGGACCAATGGACGTACGTCTCTCATGGAAACTTGCGAAAATTCATTCCAATTGAAGGAAACAGACATATTTGCTAAGACGAAGCATGACGACTCACCAGGCCTCTCCATAGAGGATAAGAAGTTCGTTGACATCATGGAGCAAGGTTTTGAAAGAGATTCTGAAGGATGTTGGTGTGCACCACTTCCATTTAGAGAAAACAGACGGCTCCTTCCGAGCAATAGAATTCATGCACTTCACAGGGCAAATCTACTTACTAGAGGACTTCAAAAGGACCCAGACAAAAAACGGCATGTCGTGGAATTCATGGGCAAGATCCTGGATAATGGTCATGCTGAGATTGCGCCACCACTTTCTTCTCCAGAGGAAGAACACTGGTACCTGCCTCTTTTTGCAGTTTACCACCCCAAGAAAGGAAGCGTCAGATGCGTGTTTGATTCATAG